One part of the Thermogemmata fonticola genome encodes these proteins:
- a CDS encoding polymorphic toxin-type HINT domain-containing protein → MRTTPEHPFYVEGKGWTPAGSLKAADRLLTLLGDSVPLSEVDDTGAWEVVYNLRVADYRTDFVGDDTWSFAAWAHNQICGVQETSGAHNPTYNRSHVDVPAITNPANAILQGERRARHMPPAGSPSDNCTCAYVQIVGEELSPIFASNTDRYTYNWPPVGTGAGQVPQGQGVNNGARHHAEIKAMIRVVQSGVSLQGKAIIIFTDRDPCQYCDRDRGIENAARILGATSVTIWCPSGCIGPIHL, encoded by the coding sequence ATCCGCACCACCCCGGAACACCCCTTCTATGTCGAAGGGAAAGGCTGGACGCCCGCGGGCAGCCTCAAGGCCGCCGATCGGCTCCTCACCCTTCTCGGCGACAGTGTGCCGCTGAGCGAGGTGGACGACACCGGCGCGTGGGAGGTGGTCTACAACCTCCGCGTCGCGGACTACCGCACCGACTTCGTCGGCGACGACACCTGGTCCTTCGCCGCCTGGGCACATAACCAGATTTGTGGTGTTCAAGAGACTTCAGGTGCTCATAATCCGACGTACAACCGGTCCCATGTAGACGTTCCGGCGATCACAAATCCCGCCAATGCGATCCTCCAAGGTGAGAGGCGTGCCAGGCACATGCCTCCGGCCGGTTCTCCCAGCGATAACTGCACCTGTGCCTATGTGCAGATCGTAGGTGAGGAACTCTCGCCGATCTTCGCCTCCAACACCGATCGATACACCTACAACTGGCCGCCCGTGGGAACCGGCGCTGGCCAGGTCCCCCAAGGTCAGGGCGTGAACAACGGCGCACGGCATCACGCCGAAATCAAGGCCATGATTCGCGTTGTCCAATCAGGTGTCAGCCTTCAAGGCAAGGCGATCATCATCTTTACCGATCGGGACCCCTGCCAGTACTGTGATCGTGACCGTGGTATCGAAAACGCGGCCAGGATCCTTGGAGCTACTAGCGTCACAATTTGG